The nucleotide sequence ACTCCTGCTCCTGCGTATGCGGTGTGAACGGCTCGACGACGAAGTGCGTCAGGCGTCCGTGCTGACCGGAAAGCAGCGTGACGTCATGGGACATCTTCTCATCGATCCATGCCGCTGCATCTGCCAGGGTAACGTCACCCGGCTTGTTCGTCTTGAAGAGAACGAGATCGTTTTTACCGCGTTTACCGAACAGCATATCCGGCTTCGCGACGAGCGGCTCCTGCTTCAGCCACTCAAAACCGTGCTCCTCGGCTTTCGCTTTCAGTTCCGCACCGCTGGTGACAAGAACTGATTTGAATCCATAGTGAAAACCGCTGAAATATTTTTCCCAGTGGCGGGCAAAGATGGCTTTACCGTCGTATTCACGAATCGCTCTTTGAGCCATTTCAACTCCTTGAAAATCTTTTGGTTTGGATTATATCACGGATGATCTCTCACCCCTGCTTGAGACTTTCCCGGGAGGTCGTGGAATTAATTTTTGAGTAATTTAGTAACATAAAAAGTCGCTACCGGCACATTATAGTAACGAATTGTTACACTTTTGTGTCCCGGGAGCCTTTCAGAGCGGATGACCGTCTCTTCGCACTCTCCGATCCCGTAGAAACGCAGACGCAGCTGCATGGCCCGGTTCTTCGGGAGCGTCGCACAGAAGATATTGCGCGCTTTGAGCGCTTCTGCCAGCTCCTTGGCAATGTGCGTGCGGTAGGCAAAATAGTGCGACGGCTCATCGATAAAAAGGTACGCCGCTTTATTAAAGAAAACGGCACCCGCATTCACGACCAGCAGTGCCATCGCCAGCGTAAACAGCAGCCGGTAACGTTTACGGAAGGGCCGGAGTCTGACCCGGTAGGAGTGATAAAAAGTCTGCATGCCCAGCGGAAGGGCCACCATCATAAAGGGGGCAAACTGCTCGATCTCGATACGCTGCCTGAAAGAGAGCAGCAGGGAGAGCACCAGGGCCGACGTCGCGATGGCCAGGAGAAGGTCCAGCTGCCCCGTCACGTAACGGCGGTAGAGCACGTAGACCAGGTAGACGAAGACGACAGGGGAAAAGACCGCCGCATATAGCCCCATCATATCGAGGAACTGGTTCTGCGGCACGCCCCCCGTATTGAAACCCAAGGCCCATACGGTGACAACGGACAACAGAAGATAGGCACCGACGAAGCGGTAGCGTTTCGCATGGAATGCCTGCAGTGCCAGTGCCATGAACAGCAGGGTAAAGGCTACATCGCATAGCGCCAGCAGCGGGAGGAGCAGATCCGCCCTCCTCCCAAACCGCTGTTCCAGGTAAAGGTAGAAGAAAAGGCCCAGGGTCACCAGCGCAGCATTATCCACCAGCAGCGAAGAGCTGATCACACCCGGCAGCAGCAGGAAAACGGCGACAAGCCAGACCCGTTCCCTGCCGTGTTTACCGTAGGGCTTTGCCACCTTGTAAAGCAGCAGTGCGCTTGCCAGGTTCATCAGGATCATCGGCAGGCGCAGCGCCACGTCATTCTGACCGAAGAGGGCAATCGACCCCTGAATGATCCGTGTCATGACGGACGGTTCGTAGTCGTAGAGCAGTTTGGCGCCGTGGTAGGTCAGAGAGAGGGAGGAGGCCTCAAATAGCAGGATGGCCGCATCGATCCCGAGCAGGAGAAAGAGCGCCAGACGTGGGGTCATAGTTTGAGAAAGTTGTCCAGTATCTCGTGCCCGAACTCGCTCATGATCGATTCGGGGTGGAACTGCACGCCGTAGATGGGCTTGTCTTTGATCTGCAGTGCCATGATCTCATGGTCGTCCTGGCTGTAGGCTGTCGGCACGATCGTCTCGGGCAGGCCCGCTTTTTCGACGATCAGGGAGTGGTAACGGGTGGCCGTAAAAAACTCCGGAAGGTGCTTGAAGATCGCGCAGCCGGTCTCGCACTCCATCACCGACGTCTTACCGTGCATCATTTTTGCTGCGCGCACGACGTTCCCGCCGAAAACCTGCGCGATACTCTGATGCCCAAGGCAGATACCGAGGATCGGTACCTCATCTTTGAAATAGTCGATGACGGCCAGGCTCACCCCCGCTTCATCCGGGGTTGCCGGGCCCGGTGAGATGATAATCTTCTCCGGCTGGAGCGCCGCGATCTCCTCCACCGTCATCTCGTCGTTCCGGATGACTTTCAGGTCCGCGCCGAGTTCAAGGCAGTATTGCACGATGTTGTACGTAAAACTGTCGTAATTGTCGATCATTAATACCATGCGAAGATTATACCTTACCAGACTTTCAGTTCGTTATAGAGGCTGTCGCGCTCAACCGGGGTGAATCCGCTCTCTTTGATCAGGTGGACGAACTCCTCAAGGTCGACACCGTTGGCACTTTTGGCGCCGGCGGCGGAGTTGATGGACTCTTTTTCGATCGTACCGTCGAGGTCGTTTGCCCCGAACTCCTGCGCCACCAGGGCGAGGTTCACCGTCGACGTCACCCAGTAGGCTTTGAGGTTGGGGACATTGTCGAGGACGATACGGCTTATGGCCATCGTTTTGAGGATCTCGTTTGCCGTGATGAACTCTTTGACGTTCAGGAAGTTGTTCTCGGATTGGTACACGAGCGGGATAAAGCAGTTGAAGCCGCCGGTTTCGTCCTGCAGATCACGGATGCGCATCATATGGTCGATGCGGTGCTTACGCTCCTCGACATGGCCGAACAGCATCGTCACGTTGCTCTTTTTGCCCCGTTCGTGCCACTTGCGGTGGATCTCCAGCCACTGTTCGGAGGTCACTTTCCCCTTGCAGATATAGTCGCGGACCCCCTCGTCAAAGATCTCCGCACCGCCGCCGGGCATCGAATCGACGCCGTTCTCGACCATCAGGTCGAGTATCTCGTCGTAGCTTTTGCCGTACTCCTCGGCAAGGAAGTGCACTTCCGCCGCCGTCAGCGCCTTG is from Sulfurimonas sp. HSL-1656 and encodes:
- a CDS encoding aminodeoxychorismate/anthranilate synthase component II — protein: MVLMIDNYDSFTYNIVQYCLELGADLKVIRNDEMTVEEIAALQPEKIIISPGPATPDEAGVSLAVIDYFKDEVPILGICLGHQSIAQVFGGNVVRAAKMMHGKTSVMECETGCAIFKHLPEFFTATRYHSLIVEKAGLPETIVPTAYSQDDHEIMALQIKDKPIYGVQFHPESIMSEFGHEILDNFLKL
- the mqnE gene encoding aminofutalosine synthase MqnE is translated as MTKIANRRVGFEEALALYDEDLFALGERADALRRELHGEKTYFNINRHINPTNVCKDVCKFCAYSASRKNPNPYTMSHEEILGIVDDIVSRDIKEVHIVSAHNPETGLQWYLDIFRKIKEKYPQLHVKALTAAEVHFLAEEYGKSYDEILDLMVENGVDSMPGGGAEIFDEGVRDYICKGKVTSEQWLEIHRKWHERGKKSNVTMLFGHVEERKHRIDHMMRIRDLQDETGGFNCFIPLVYQSENNFLNVKEFITANEILKTMAISRIVLDNVPNLKAYWVTSTVNLALVAQEFGANDLDGTIEKESINSAAGAKSANGVDLEEFVHLIKESGFTPVERDSLYNELKVW